The sequence GCGCAGGAGCACGTCGAGCGGCACCGCCCCCTGCCAGTGCTGGTCCTTGTCGACGACGTAGATCTCGTAGAAGCGGTCGGGCAGATCCGGCGTCTCGCGCATATAGTCGATCGCCTGGCCGACGGTGAACTCCTGGGGCACGGCGATGAACTCGGTCTGCATCCGGCGGCCGGCGGAATTCTCCGGATAAAGCAGGCTGCGCTCGAGCGCGACGCGCTCCTTCAGCGGCAGCTTCTCGAGAATTTCCTCCTGGTCCTTGGCGTCGAGGGTTTCCAAGAGCTCGACCGCGTCGTCGGATTCGAGCTCGCGGACACCTTCCGCGACCGTCTCCGGCGGCAGCTCCTCGAGGATCTCCTCGCGCACGGCCTCGTCGACCTCGTTGAGCGCGGAGAAGTCGAAGTCGCGCCCGGTCAGCTCGACCAGGCGGACGCGGTCGTCGGGCTGCAATGCGCCGATGAGGTCGCCGAGGTCGGCCTCGTGCAGCTCCGCGACGATCGCGCGCAGCTGCGCCGAGTCTGCCGCCTCAATCGCACGCGCGATTTCCTCGACGAATTCGTGCCTGATATCGCCGTCCTCGTTGCGCATCGGCACGTGGTCGAGTACCGAATCCGCGGCGGATGGGGCAACGTCCATATGTTCATCCATGGCGCGCCTCGCCGTTCGACAGGTTGGATCAGATGGTCTGGGCTGACGGTCAGCCAATACCCACAAGCGAACTGCGAGCGCAATGACAAAGATGCCTCGGCCGCAATGGACCTCGATGGCGCTGGGCGCGGTGCTGGCCGGCGTCGTCTGCACGGGCACGCTCGAAGCCGCCGAGTGCCCGCGCAAGGACGCGCTCGGCACCTCGCGGGTGTTGAGCGTCGATGCCAGAACCACCCCGCGCGTGGGCCTGAAGAGCTTTCCGCAGACGCTGCCGCTCGCCGATCGCGAGGTCGTGCTGACCTTCGACGACGGGCCGAACCCGCCGACGACATCGAAGGTGCTGGCGGCGCTGGCGCAGGAATGCGTGCGCGCGACCTTCTTCCTGATCGGTCTGCACGCCTCCCAGCATCCGGACATGGTCAAGCGCATCGCGCGCGAAGGCCACACCATCGGCCATCACACCTTCTCGCATCCGTTCATGGCGCGGGTCCCGTTCGACAAGGCGAAGAGCGAGATCGACCGCGGCATCGCGGCCGACGAGATGGCGCTGAAGGGCGCCTCGACGACGACGCCCTCGACACCGTTCTTCCGCTTCCCCTATTTCGAATCGACGCCGGCGCTGCTCGACCTGCTCCAGACCCGCGGCATCGTGGTGTTCGGCGCCGACCTGTGGGCCAGCGACTGGACCGAGATCACGCCGGAGCAGGAATTGAAGCTCGTCACCGAACGCCTGGCCGCCGCGGGCAAGGGCATCATCCTCTTCCACGACTCCAAGGCGCGCACGGCGGCGATCATGCCGGCCTTCCTGCGGTATCTCAGGGAAAACAGCTATCGGGTGGTTCACATCGTGCCCGCGGGCACATCAAAGAATGCCGATGCGCGCTGATGCCGGAATGTCACGGCAGCGCAAAATGGGGTGATTTCGGGCCAATTAACACTCTGTTCATGCTACCCCGTCCAAATGGAGGGGGACTTTGTGACGGAAAGGGTGCTTCGCGCCTGAACCGTTTCCTGATGTCTCCGACCTACTTAGGCGGCAATCGCATATGGGGGCAGACGAAGGTTCATGATCGGAAGTGGCGTTGTTTTGCGGACGCGATCGTGGACCGCCCTTGGCCTATCCCTTAGCCTATCCCTTGGCCTGTCGTTGGGATTGCTGACCACCGCTTCTTCGGCGGCGCTCGCAGCCGACTGTCCGGGTCGCCCGGATGCGCTCGGCACGTCCCGGACCCTCGTGGTCGACCCGCGCGAGCATCCGCTGATCGGCACCATGCAGTACCGCGAGACGCTGCCGCTGAAGGACCATGAAGTGGTCCTGACCTTCGATGACGGTCCGATACCGAAATATTCCAACCAGGTGCTCCAGATCCTCGCGGACGAGTGCATCAAGGCCACCTTCTTCATCGTCGGCAACCAGGCCAAGGCCAATCCGGAAGGCGTGCGCAAGCTGGTCGCGGCCGGGCACACCGTCGGCACCCACAGCATGGACCATCCGCTGACATTCGACCGCATGCCGGTCGAGAAGGCCGAAGCCGAGATCAATGGCGGCATCGAATGGACCAAGGCCGCGATGACCGATCCGTCCAAGCTGGCGCCGTTCTTCCGCATTCCCGGCTTGATGCGCGCCGAAGGCGTCGAGAACCTGCTGATCTCCCGCGGCATCCAGGTCTGGAGCGCCGATTTCCCGGCCGACGATTGGCGACCCGTCTCGTCCGATCGCGTCTATCAGCTCGCGATCCAGCGGCTGGAGGCCAAGGGCAAGGGCATCCTGCTGCTGCACGACATCCAGGCCCGCACGGTGGCGGCGCTGCCAAAGATCATCCGCGACCTCAAGGCGAAGGGCTATCGCATCGTGCACGTGGTGCCGGCGACCGCCGACCGGCCGGCGACGCCGACGACGCCGGTGGAATGGCTGCTTCATCCGCCGACGGAGACGACGCCGATCGCGCGCTGGCCGCGCGTGCCGAACTTCGTGTTCGCACAGCCCAAGACGCTGCCGGCGCCCCTGCTCGCCGATCTCAATGCGCAGGCTGAGCATCAGTCGCTGCTGCCGCGCCGGACCAAGGGCCGGATGGACGTCGCATCCGTCCTGCCCGTGCCCGGCCGCGATCTGTTCGCGATCCCGGAGGGCTCGGTCGAGGT comes from Bradyrhizobium sp. CCGE-LA001 and encodes:
- a CDS encoding polysaccharide deacetylase family protein, whose translation is MALGAVLAGVVCTGTLEAAECPRKDALGTSRVLSVDARTTPRVGLKSFPQTLPLADREVVLTFDDGPNPPTTSKVLAALAQECVRATFFLIGLHASQHPDMVKRIAREGHTIGHHTFSHPFMARVPFDKAKSEIDRGIAADEMALKGASTTTPSTPFFRFPYFESTPALLDLLQTRGIVVFGADLWASDWTEITPEQELKLVTERLAAAGKGIILFHDSKARTAAIMPAFLRYLRENSYRVVHIVPAGTSKNADAR
- a CDS encoding polysaccharide deacetylase family protein, translated to MIGSGVVLRTRSWTALGLSLSLSLGLSLGLLTTASSAALAADCPGRPDALGTSRTLVVDPREHPLIGTMQYRETLPLKDHEVVLTFDDGPIPKYSNQVLQILADECIKATFFIVGNQAKANPEGVRKLVAAGHTVGTHSMDHPLTFDRMPVEKAEAEINGGIEWTKAAMTDPSKLAPFFRIPGLMRAEGVENLLISRGIQVWSADFPADDWRPVSSDRVYQLAIQRLEAKGKGILLLHDIQARTVAALPKIIRDLKAKGYRIVHVVPATADRPATPTTPVEWLLHPPTETTPIARWPRVPNFVFAQPKTLPAPLLADLNAQAEHQSLLPRRTKGRMDVASVLPVPGRDLFAIPEGSVEVLLSTTLSRRAATRLAMAAERPRLGKDKVAKGKTAGSQVKPQGHRTAHAAHGTPKHAAQAAGAAPTSILPKSAAPRPTRVASLKKRA